The sequence AGCTCGACGATCTCACCGTCTGAAGTGAACGACAGCGTCCCCTCGTAGGCATCGATCGACTCGTACCTCCCTCTTCCATCGTCGTCCCAGTCGGCCGCGTCGGCCTCGGCGACGATCAGCGTCCGGTCACCCCTCGTGGTGACCGACGTGGGCTGGAAGTTCGCCGCCCCGAGATGAGCCTCGAGTTCGTAGTGGTTGGCCAGTTCGGAGTGGTCCACGTCGCGGATGAGGTCGGTATAGGCTTTCCCGCCGTTGACGCGAACGTACCCATCCCCGCCCTCGTTCCAGACGTCACGTGTGGGACCCAGCGACGTCTGTTCCTGGACGTAGCGGTTCCGACCGAGACGCAGCGTCGTCTCCGTGAGTTGGCCGTCCTCGATCCACTCCTCGGTGACGGTATAGGCGGTGTCCGCGAGAACGCGCTGATGTGACACGAGCAGTGTGGCCGTCACGCCCGCTTTGGAGACGCCCGGCGGCAGCGAGAGCTCCTCCAACTGCGGGCCGGAACCCGTCGTCCGTTCGGTTGTCGGTTGGACGGTCGACTGTGGTGGGTCGTCCGAGCCGCTGCATCCCGCGAGGGCGGCCAGCCCCACGGCTGTACTTCCGAGAAACGCCCGACGCCGCGTCCGGATCGCATTCGCGTCACTCATTGATATTTTCGAAGTTAGAACCAATAAATAAAACAGTTGCCATCCGCTCGGGGCCGACGACCCGACTCGCGAAGCGATCGGTCGCACAACTCTCGGGTCGGGAGTTGCAGTTGCCTCGAACCGATCCAAGTCCCGTATGTTCGCGGATGAGCGGGTGGCCGACGACGGGGCAGTGGTAGTGAGTGTCGGGGACATCGGCAGGTATAAATAACGAACGCGGTCGCTTTGGAGACGACGCGAATGAAGCTCGCCAGGCCGACTGACATCGAGATCCTCGAGGAACTCGCCGACGGACGGCGGAACACGGCGGCGAATCTGTCTTACCACCTGGAAAAAGACCGGTCGTACATCAACACGCGCCTGCCGGTGTTGGCGGATTACGGTCTCCTCGAGCGGGTTGGCCCGTCTCCCAACAGCGGGCTCTACGAGATCACGGCGAAGGGCCGTCTCGTTTGCGAGCACGCGGAGCGTATGGATGACGAGGGCCTCGATTTCGACGCGTTCATCGAGGAGAAGGTGGCCGAAACCGAGTCCTGACAGCGACCACCGATCGGTCGTGGGACCGGGCCTTCGAAGGTCTTATACCCGTTTGCTCCCTGAGCAGACAGTAGTAACCATGTCCGATAATCCGGCCTCAATGTATCGGGATATCGATAAGCCCAGCTATACCCGGCGGGACTACGTCACGGGCATTCCGGGCTCGAAGATCGCCCAGCACAATATGGGCGACCTCGATTCCGACCCCGATGACTGGCCCGTCCAGATCACCCTTCTCCCCGAGGAGTCCGTCCAGTTGCGCCACGACGCGCTCGAGGCCGCGCGTCTGTCGGCCAACCGCCATCTCATCAAGGAACTCGGCGAGGGCACATACAAGATGATCCTGCGCAAGTTCCCCCACCAGATCCTCCGGGAGAACAAGCAGGCGACCGGCGCTGGCGCGGACCGCGTCTCCGACGGGATGCGCCAGTCCTTCGGCGTCCCGGTCGGTACCGCCGCGCGGGTCCAGGCCGGAGACCCGCTGTTCACCGCGTACTGTACGGTCGAACAGGCGCCCGTGGTCAAGGACGCCCTCCGCCGTGCCTACAACAAGCTGACCCCGCCGTGCCGGATCGACGTCGAGCGCGGCGCGGAACTGCTCACGAAGTAAGGCCTCCCGATGGTACGTCTGGCGGTCGCCTCCCGGTCTGAAACCTACGAACGGATTCGAGGGCCGCTCGGCGACCGCGGGATCGAGGTCGGATCCGTCGCCCCAGGCGGGCGCACGATTTCTCTGTCCGAATCACCGTTCGACAGCTACGACGTCGGTTTCGTCTTCCCCGGTCGGCTCATGGAAGGGGGCGTTCTCGACGCGCTCCTGTCGATACCCTGGGTCAACGACCGCGAGAGCGTCCTGCGCTCCCGGAACAAGGCCGAGACCATTGCCCGTCTGCAGGAGGCCGACGTCCCCGTCCCCGAGACCGTTCTCGTCTCGAATCCCGTCGACGAACCGACGACTGCGGCGGCCTTCGACCGGTTCGACGGTCAGGCTGTCGTCAAGCCCAACTCTGCGACCCGCGGTCGTGGCGTCGTCAGGGTGGACGACCGGGACTCGTTTCGCGGCGTCGTCGACTATCTCGAGTTGCTCCACGACAATCCAGCCGTGGGCGACCGCTCGTACCTCATTCAGGAGTTCATTCCGGGCGCGACCGATTATCGCGTGATGGTCGTCGGCGGAACCGCAGCCGGTGCGGTCGAGCGCTCGGTCCCCGATCGAACGGACGGGCGGTGGAAACACAACGTTCACCGGGGAGCGACTGCCGAGGGGGTCGACCTGCCCGCCAAGCTGCTGGCGGTGGCCGAGCGTGCGGCGCAAGCCCTGGAGGTCGCCCTGCTCGGCGTCGATCTCCTCGTCACGGACGACCGCGTGGTGGTCAGCGAAACGAACGCTCGACCCACGGTCGACGACGCAGAAAAGTACGATTCGGACTTCTACGATCGACTGGCACAACTCGTTCGTGGGACGGCAGAGTAATCACTCGACGTCAATGTCGGTCGAGCGTGCGGCTCGATCGAAGACGACCTCGAGTACTCCGTTGTTGTAGGTTGCCGTCCCCGTATCGGGGTCGACGGGCGCCGGGAGGGTGATGCGCTCGTCGTACTCGCGGACGTCGCTGGCCGCACTCACCGTGAGGTGATCGCCATCGCACTGGAGCGAGATATCGGATTTTGCGACCCCTGGCAGATCCGCGACGACCCGGATGTCGTCGTCGGTTTCCTGGACATCGACGTGCGTGTCGCTCCCGAACCCGGCCGGTTCCTGCTCGAAGCCGACATTGCCGCGAGCGTCACCCTGCATCATCTCGTCCATCATGCGTTCGATCTCGCGGAAGATGTCGTCGAAGGGATCGTCGCGGTCGTCACGTCTCATGTCCCGACGTTCGTCGAGCACGCGGAAAAGGATTCTGTTGGCGCCAATCCGACGATTCTTCGTGTGCCCGATCGAATCGCAACTCCCCGATGACTCGGCGCAGTCTCATCGACCCGCAGGTACCCGATCGATTCACCGCTGTCTGATCGACTAGTCGAGACCGAGCGCCTCGTCGGTCGTGGCCATACTCTCCTCGGCCGTCGACGTCTCGAGAACGGCGCGGATGGCATCGACGTTCTCGGGGACGACGTCGGACTCCTGGTGGATGGCCTGGAAGAGATAGAGGTCGGAGCCCTCCACGGTGATCGA is a genomic window of Halanaeroarchaeum sulfurireducens containing:
- a CDS encoding DUF7537 family lipoprotein, translating into MSDANAIRTRRRAFLGSTAVGLAALAGCSGSDDPPQSTVQPTTERTTGSGPQLEELSLPPGVSKAGVTATLLVSHQRVLADTAYTVTEEWIEDGQLTETTLRLGRNRYVQEQTSLGPTRDVWNEGGDGYVRVNGGKAYTDLIRDVDHSELANHYELEAHLGAANFQPTSVTTRGDRTLIVAEADAADWDDDGRGRYESIDAYEGTLSFTSDGEIVELEAAWEVTDHRGKAGAIEWRYTIEEVGETSVAEPDWVDRAREVAPEFAVTPAPDGVPAIQVDVTGGQEALHSTLHVNVRAGPEFHAAGGTQKALADGDTMYVGLDEAGELVVRFDDPPRSLREIEGSTSFLLFVNGTRAIDTTVPL
- a CDS encoding winged helix-turn-helix transcriptional regulator, which translates into the protein MKLARPTDIEILEELADGRRNTAANLSYHLEKDRSYINTRLPVLADYGLLERVGPSPNSGLYEITAKGRLVCEHAERMDDEGLDFDAFIEEKVAETES
- a CDS encoding 50S ribosomal protein L16 gives rise to the protein MSDNPASMYRDIDKPSYTRRDYVTGIPGSKIAQHNMGDLDSDPDDWPVQITLLPEESVQLRHDALEAARLSANRHLIKELGEGTYKMILRKFPHQILRENKQATGAGADRVSDGMRQSFGVPVGTAARVQAGDPLFTAYCTVEQAPVVKDALRRAYNKLTPPCRIDVERGAELLTK
- a CDS encoding ATP-grasp domain-containing protein produces the protein MVRLAVASRSETYERIRGPLGDRGIEVGSVAPGGRTISLSESPFDSYDVGFVFPGRLMEGGVLDALLSIPWVNDRESVLRSRNKAETIARLQEADVPVPETVLVSNPVDEPTTAAAFDRFDGQAVVKPNSATRGRGVVRVDDRDSFRGVVDYLELLHDNPAVGDRSYLIQEFIPGATDYRVMVVGGTAAGAVERSVPDRTDGRWKHNVHRGATAEGVDLPAKLLAVAERAAQALEVALLGVDLLVTDDRVVVSETNARPTVDDAEKYDSDFYDRLAQLVRGTAE
- a CDS encoding Hsp20/alpha crystallin family protein; this encodes MRRDDRDDPFDDIFREIERMMDEMMQGDARGNVGFEQEPAGFGSDTHVDVQETDDDIRVVADLPGVAKSDISLQCDGDHLTVSAASDVREYDERITLPAPVDPDTGTATYNNGVLEVVFDRAARSTDIDVE